The Sinorhizobium fredii genome contains the following window.
CGACGGCATTCCGAAGGATCTGGAAGAGGCGGCGATGATCGACGGCGCCACGCAATTCGTCGCCTTCCGCCAGATCATCCTGCCGCTGACCTTGCCCGGCATCGCCGCAACGCTAGGCTTCGTCTTCACCGCCGCCTGGAGCGAACTGCTCTTCTCGCTCATGCTGATCTCCGGCAACGATCAGGCGACCTTCCCGGTCGGGCTCCTCTCCTTCGTCTCGAAATTCTCGGTCGATTTCGGCCAGATGATGGCTGCCGGCGTGCTTGCGCTGATCCCGGCCTGCCTCTTCTTCCTGCTCATTCAACGCTATCTCGTCCAGGGCCTCACGGCCGGCGCGGTCAAAGGCTGAGGATTGCTCATGGCTTCCATCGACATCGCCAATATCCAGAAATCCTACGGCGTCCACCCGGTGCTGCACGACGTCGACCTCAAGATCCGCGACGGCGAATTCGTCGTCCTCGTCGGCCCGTCCGGCTGCGGCAAGTCGACCTTGCTGCGGATGATCGCCGGGCTTGAAAGCGTCACCGGCGGCGAGATCCGCATTGCCGGCAAGCGGGTGAACGAGCTCGCACCAAAGGACCGCGACATTGCCATGGTGTTTCAGTCCTACGCGCTCTATCCGCACATGTCGGTCGCCCGGAACATGAGTTACAGCCTGAGGCTTCGCAAGACGCCGAAGGAGAGGATCGCAACCGTGGTGACCGGTGCCGCCGCCAAGCTTGGCCTCGAGCCGCTGCTGGAGCGTCGGCCGAAAGCGCTTTCCGGCGGTCAGCGCCAGCGCGTCGCCATGGGCCGCGCCATCGTGCGCCAGCCGAAGGCCTTCCTCTTCGACGAGCCGCTCTCCAATCTCGACGCACGGCTGCGCGAGCAGATGCGCGCCGAAATCAAGAAGCTGCACAAGGATCTCGGCGCCACCTCGATCTACGTGACGCATGACCAGATCGAGGCGATGACGCTCGCCGACCGGATCGTCGCCATGAATGCCGGCGTCGTCCAGCAGGTCGGCAGTCCGCTGGACCTCTACGACCGTCCCGCCAATCTCTTCGTTGCCGGCTTCATCGGATCGCCCGGCATGAACTTTTTCGAGGGCACCTGTCGCGCTGCCGACGGGCCGCTGTTCGAAATCGCCGGAGACATCGGAATTCCCCTCGACGCATCTCCCCCGCTTGCGAACAACGCCAGGGCGACGCTCGGCATCCGCCCGGAGCACATCGTGCTTGCCGGCCATGGACCGGAGACGCTGCTCGCCGCCGTCGACCTCGTCGAGCCGACCGGCTTCGGCATCATCCTGCACCTCTCGCTCGGGCGGGCGGGCTTTAAGGTCTTCACCAACGATCGCTCCTTCCTGACCGCCTCCGGCACCATCCCCGTCCACTTCCCGGCGCACAGCCTGCACTTCTTCGACAGCGAGGGGACCCGCGTCTGACGGGCGCCCTATCCGTCTCTATCCCGAAGGAGCAATTGACTTCTCCCCGGTGTGGACTAGCTTCTTTTTGTCGCAAGTATCAACCGCTCCGGCGCGCATTCTTAGAGAGCAAGCACCGTCCAAAGCCACGATTGACGATACTCTTCTTTGCCCGCGCCGGGCGAAAATGGGGAAGTATCATGCGAATTGCAGTTGTTGCCCTGTCTTTTTCGGCACTCCTTCTCTGTCCGACCGCCGGACAGGCGCAGGAGGGCGACGCCGAGGCCGGCGCCACCGTCTTCAAGAAATGCTCCGCCTGCCACGTCGTGGACAAGGATCAGAATAGGGTCGGGCCATCGCTCATGGGCGTCATCGGCCGAACCGCCGGAACTCATGCGAACTTCAAATATTCGAAAGCCATGGTCGATGCGGGCAAGAACGGGCTCGTCTGGGACGAGGCGGCGCTGAATGAGTATCTCCGAGATCCCAAAGCCAAGGTCAAAGGCACCAAGATGGTCTTCCCCGGCCTCAAGAAGGACGATGAGATCGCCAATGTGATCGCCTATCTCAAGCAACACCCCAAATAGGAGCATCTCCCGGGTAGGCAGAATTCTCCGCCTTACCGAGGATTTGCCAGTATTATCCGTTCGTGCAATAATTCTGATCGGAACGCCGCGGATTGCGTATTCGTCTCACGGCCAATCGCGGCGGGGAGGGACAGAAAATGGCGGTGGTAGTGATTCTGGTTGTGTTGGCCGCCGGATCAGTGTTGTTCCATTTGCTCAGTCCTTGGTGGTGGACGCCGATCGCCTCCAACTGGAATTACATAGACAATACCATCATCATCACCTTCTGGATCACCGGCATTGCCTTTACCGCCGTGGTCCTGTTCATGGCCTATTGCGTTCTGCGCTTCCGCCATCGTCCCGGCAACA
Protein-coding sequences here:
- a CDS encoding ABC transporter ATP-binding protein; this translates as MASIDIANIQKSYGVHPVLHDVDLKIRDGEFVVLVGPSGCGKSTLLRMIAGLESVTGGEIRIAGKRVNELAPKDRDIAMVFQSYALYPHMSVARNMSYSLRLRKTPKERIATVVTGAAAKLGLEPLLERRPKALSGGQRQRVAMGRAIVRQPKAFLFDEPLSNLDARLREQMRAEIKKLHKDLGATSIYVTHDQIEAMTLADRIVAMNAGVVQQVGSPLDLYDRPANLFVAGFIGSPGMNFFEGTCRAADGPLFEIAGDIGIPLDASPPLANNARATLGIRPEHIVLAGHGPETLLAAVDLVEPTGFGIILHLSLGRAGFKVFTNDRSFLTASGTIPVHFPAHSLHFFDSEGTRV
- a CDS encoding c-type cytochrome; its protein translation is MRIAVVALSFSALLLCPTAGQAQEGDAEAGATVFKKCSACHVVDKDQNRVGPSLMGVIGRTAGTHANFKYSKAMVDAGKNGLVWDEAALNEYLRDPKAKVKGTKMVFPGLKKDDEIANVIAYLKQHPK